A region from the Panicum hallii strain FIL2 chromosome 1, PHallii_v3.1, whole genome shotgun sequence genome encodes:
- the LOC112901752 gene encoding uncharacterized protein LOC112901752 produces the protein MILTKPHPSSLAAPSAALPKPGPAANRVATSLPSSSSRRRGGGLRVSAASVAAAQPTAASPATAALSRVDVLSEALPFIQRFKGKTVVVKYGGAAMKSPELQASVIRDLVLLSCVGLRPVLVHGGGPEINSWLARVGVEPQFRNGLRVTDAVTMEVVEMVLVGKVNKQLVSLISLAGATAVGLCGKDARLLTARPSRDAASLGFVGEVTRVDPSVLHPIIASGHIPVIATVAADEAGQAYNINADTAAGEIAAAIGAEKLLLLTDVSGILADRDDPGSLVREVDAAGVRRMIAEGKVGGGMIPKVECCVRAIAQGVRTASIIDGRVPHSLLLEILTDEGTGTMITG, from the coding sequence ATGATCCTCACGAAGCCCCATCCCTCCTCCCTCGCGGCCCCCTCCGCGGCGCTCCCGAAGCCTGGCCCGGCCGCTAACCGCGTCGCCACGTCCCTACCCTCGtccagctcccgccgccgcgggggcgGCCTCCGCGTCTCCGCCGCgtccgtggcggcggcgcagcccACGGCGGCGTCCCCCGCCACGGCGGCGCTGAGCCGCGTGGACGTGCTGTCGGAGGCGCTCCCGTTCATCCAGCGGTTCAAGGGGAAGACGGTGGTGGTCAAGTACGGCGGCGCTGCGATGAAGTCGCCGGAGCTGCAGGCGTCGGTGATCCGCGACCTGGTCCTCCTCTCCTGCGTCGGCCTCCGCCCCGTGCTCGTCCACGGCGGCGGGCCGGAGATCAACTCCTGGCTGGCGCGCGTCGGCGTGGAGCCGCAGTTCCGCAACGGGCTCCGTGTGACGGACGCGGTCACCATGGAGGTCGTGGAGATGGTGCTGGTCGGCAAGGTCAACAAGCAGCTCGTCTCCCTCATCAGCCTCGCGGGGGCCACCGCCGTCGGCCTCTGCGGCAAGGACGCGCGCCTCCTCACCGCGCGGCCCTCCCGCGACGCGGCCTCCCTCGGCTTCGTCGGCGAGGTGACGCGCGTCGACCCCTCCGTGCTCCACCCAATCATCGCGTCGGGCCACATCCCGGTCATCGCCACCGTGGCCGCGGACGAAGCAGGGCAGGCCTACAACATCAACGCGGACACGGCGGCCGGGGAGATCGCGGCGGCGATCGGCGCCGAGAAGCTGCTGCTACTCACTGACGTGTCCGGGATCCTCGCGGACCGCGACGACCCCGGGAGCCTGGTGCGGGAGGTGGACGCCGCCGGGGTGCGGCGGATGATAGCGGAGGGGAAGGTGGGCGGCGGGATGATTCCCAAGGTGGAGTGCTGCGTCCGCGCCATCGCGCAGGGCGTGCGCACCGCCAGCATCATCGACGGCCGCGTCCCGCACTCGCTGCTGCTCGAGATCCTCACGGACGAGGGCACCGGAACCATGATCACCGGCTGA
- the LOC112901768 gene encoding uncharacterized protein LOC112901768 isoform X1, translated as MRNPPGRHLLRLTNRAVRSSSTSSGLGAGPGASTSIASPRPRTVAGGLPLRASSPPPPSAVAAAAYWESRAFRPDGEEGDWEEVVAGAPGPGEMEEEEEYRVVFWSPPTIDEVTGAVTSIQEVLENPFDVVSDTADRQTALLSTSGHSSGNSSGSDDWIEPAAYVLNSTALLSREHRNVLDAFRLLQKDPTVQKMVMSLSCDKAVWNAVMNNEAVQDFRRSLHDGKENDRKGGASGPSEVLKWILDSAQAKILEFLENVMKIFNMLIHPQEDEEKPDAYSDAVKVSFMLTVFVFIVVAIARINVLMLFPGGFDYSSEHWDFKVW; from the exons CCGGGCaggcacctcctccgcctcaccAACCGCGCCGTGCGCTCTTCCTCCACCTCGTCGGGCCTCGGCGCCGGGCCCGGCGCCTCCACCTCCATCGCATCCCCGCGCCCGCGCACCGTTGCCGGCGGCCTCCCCCTTCGCGCCAGCTCCCCGCCCCCTCCctccgcggtcgccgccgccgcgtactGGGAGTCCCGCGCGTTCCGCCCCGACGGGGAGGAGGGGGACTGGGAGGAGGTCGTCGCCGGGGCTCCCGGACCAGGAGAgatggaggaagaggaggagtaCAGGGTGGTGTTCTGGTCCCCGCCCACCATAGACGAGGTCACCGGCGCCGTCACCAGCATCCAGGA GGTGCTTGAGAATCCTTTTGATGTGGTTTCGGATACAGCCGACAGACAAACCGCACTGCTGTCCACCTCAGGACATTCATCTGGCAATTCATCAGGATCAGATGACTGGATTGAACCTGCTGCCTATGTTCTCAACTCAACTGCTCTTCTTTCAAGGGAGCATAGGAATGTTTTGGATGCTTTCCGTCTATTGCAAAAGGATCCTACTGTTCAG AAAATGGTTATGTCTTTGTCATGTGATAAGGCTGTTTGGAATGCTGTCATGAATAATGAGGCAGTTCAAGATTTCAGAAGATCTTTACATGATG gaaaagaaaatgataGAAAGGGAGGCGCTAGTGGTCCTTCTGAAGTGCTTAAGTGGATCCTGGACAGTGCCCAGGCAAAAATATTGGAATTCCTTGAGAATGTGATGAAGATATTCAACATGCTGATCCACCCTCAAGAGGATGAAGAGAAGCCAGATGCATACAGCGATGCAGTGAAGGTGTCGTTCATGCTCACGGTGTTTGTCTTCATCGTGGTGGCCATTGCTCGTATCAA CGTGCTTATGCTTTTCCCTGGTGGTTTTGACTACAGTTCTGAACATTGGGATTTCAAAGTGTGGTGA
- the LOC112901768 gene encoding uncharacterized protein LOC112901768 isoform X2, translated as MRNPPGRHLLRLTNRAVRSSSTSSGLGAGPGASTSIASPRPRTVAGGLPLRASSPPPPSAVAAAAYWESRAFRPDGEEGDWEEVVAGAPGPGEMEEEEEYRVVFWSPPTIDEVTGAVTSIQEVLENPFDVVSDTADRQTALLSTSGHSSGNSSGSDDWIEPAAYVLNSTALLSREHRNVLDAFRLLQKDPTVQKMVMSLSCDKAVWNAVMNNEAVQDFRRSLHDGKENDRKGGASGPSEVLKWILDSAQAKILEFLENVMKIFNMLIHPQEDEEKPDAYSDAVKVSFMLTVFVFIVVAIARINSEHWDFKVW; from the exons CCGGGCaggcacctcctccgcctcaccAACCGCGCCGTGCGCTCTTCCTCCACCTCGTCGGGCCTCGGCGCCGGGCCCGGCGCCTCCACCTCCATCGCATCCCCGCGCCCGCGCACCGTTGCCGGCGGCCTCCCCCTTCGCGCCAGCTCCCCGCCCCCTCCctccgcggtcgccgccgccgcgtactGGGAGTCCCGCGCGTTCCGCCCCGACGGGGAGGAGGGGGACTGGGAGGAGGTCGTCGCCGGGGCTCCCGGACCAGGAGAgatggaggaagaggaggagtaCAGGGTGGTGTTCTGGTCCCCGCCCACCATAGACGAGGTCACCGGCGCCGTCACCAGCATCCAGGA GGTGCTTGAGAATCCTTTTGATGTGGTTTCGGATACAGCCGACAGACAAACCGCACTGCTGTCCACCTCAGGACATTCATCTGGCAATTCATCAGGATCAGATGACTGGATTGAACCTGCTGCCTATGTTCTCAACTCAACTGCTCTTCTTTCAAGGGAGCATAGGAATGTTTTGGATGCTTTCCGTCTATTGCAAAAGGATCCTACTGTTCAG AAAATGGTTATGTCTTTGTCATGTGATAAGGCTGTTTGGAATGCTGTCATGAATAATGAGGCAGTTCAAGATTTCAGAAGATCTTTACATGATG gaaaagaaaatgataGAAAGGGAGGCGCTAGTGGTCCTTCTGAAGTGCTTAAGTGGATCCTGGACAGTGCCCAGGCAAAAATATTGGAATTCCTTGAGAATGTGATGAAGATATTCAACATGCTGATCCACCCTCAAGAGGATGAAGAGAAGCCAGATGCATACAGCGATGCAGTGAAGGTGTCGTTCATGCTCACGGTGTTTGTCTTCATCGTGGTGGCCATTGCTCGTATCAA TTCTGAACATTGGGATTTCAAAGTGTGGTGA